A part of Rhopalosiphum maidis isolate BTI-1 chromosome 3, ASM367621v3, whole genome shotgun sequence genomic DNA contains:
- the LOC113558810 gene encoding biogenesis of lysosome-related organelles complex 1 subunit 6-like, giving the protein MDDLNMVPKDECREINEPSLETKPGLLVINSYLNQINPDLKDVQSEIREVVDKQKSLIDAMLKENEELSNLLNESEVQNMFSSIKHCHGQLVELKKKLMFLHKKTMTLEKRANVLRVAKQREALQREHQKESMLVREQELISKQT; this is encoded by the exons atggaTGATTTAAACATGGTACCTAAAGATGAGTGTCGAGAAATAAATGAGCCGag ttTAGAAACAAAGCCCGggttattagtaattaactcctatttaaatcaaatcaatCCAGATTTAAAAGACGTTCAATCTGAAATTAGAGAAGTTGT tgACAAACAAAAATCGCTTATAGATGCAATGCTTAAAGAAAATGAAGAactttctaatttattaaatgaatcagaAGTTCaaaatatg ttcTCATCTATTAAACATTGTCATGGACAGCtagttgaattaaaaaaaaaactcatgtTTTTACACAAGAAAACTATGACATTAGaa aaaagagCTAATGTTTTACGTGTTGCCAAGCAAAGAGAAGCATTACAAAGAGAACATCAAAAAGAATCAATGTTGGTACGGGAACAAGAACTTATATCAAAACAAACATAG